In a genomic window of Festucalex cinctus isolate MCC-2025b chromosome 11, RoL_Fcin_1.0, whole genome shotgun sequence:
- the LOC144030614 gene encoding pituitary tumor-transforming gene 1 protein-interacting protein-like, giving the protein MCASYGVFVFLLFGLVTTQGQITTSPPAVAVSCASKSNSSCAQCLQDASCLWCAPNKQCLDYPAKNILPPKSVCPLSDARWGLCWVNFETLMITLGVLCGVLLLAVLVCCLCCCCRRRRRQRVSDDDEDVRAMQQTRARNARQKERRMEMQQRHDKIRQKYGLNPYLRMDDK; this is encoded by the exons ATGTGTGCCTCCTACGGCgtctttgttttccttttgttcGGCCTCGTCACCACCCAGGGACAAATAACGACCTCTCCTCCTGCCG tTGCAGTGTCGTGTGCCTCCAAGTCCAACAGCAGCTGTGCGCAATGTCTGCAGGATGCATCT TGTTTGTGGTGCGCTCCCAACAAGCAGTGCCTGGACTACCCCGCGAAGAACATCCTGCCCCCGAAAAGCGTGTGTCCCCTCAGTGATGCCAGATGGGGCCTGTGCTGGG TCAACTTCGAGACGCTGATGATCACGCTGGGTGTGCTGTGTGGCGTTTTGCTGCTGGCCGTCCTCGTGTGCTGCctgtgctgctgctgccgccgccgccggcgtcaGCGAGTCAG TGACGACGATGAAGATGTAAGGGCCATGCAGCAAACCCGTGCGAGGAACGCCCGTCAGAAAGAAAG GAGGATGGAAATGCAGCAGAGGCATGACAAAATACGACAGAAATATG GTCTTAATCCCTACTTGCGCATGGACGACAAGTAA